From the genome of Vigna angularis cultivar LongXiaoDou No.4 chromosome 11, ASM1680809v1, whole genome shotgun sequence, one region includes:
- the LOC108333028 gene encoding stem-specific protein TSJT1 yields the protein MLAIFHKAFAHPPEELNSPASYKGSKKPKVPEETLKYFLAHHPPNTCSMSFGHAAVLAYVRPDQPFSRNQRLFCGIDDIYCIFLGSLNNLSLLIKQYGLSKNTDEAMLVIEAYKTLRDRGPYPADQVVKELDGSFAFVVYDSKVGSVFAALGSDGGVKLYWGLAADGSVVISDDLEVIKEGCAKSFAPFPTGCMFHSEGGLMSFEHPMNKLKAMPRVDSEGAMCGANFKVDKFSRVNSIPRVGSQSNWMEWDQH from the exons ATGTTGGCCATTTTCCACAAAGCTTTTGCTCATCCCCCTGAAGAGTTGAACAGTCCTGCTTCTTACAAAGGCTCCAAGAAGCCTAAGGTTCCTGAAGAGACTCTCAAATATTTCCTTGCTCACCATCCTCCGAACACTTGCTCTATGAGCTTTGGCCATGCTGCTGTGCTAGCTTATGTCCGTCCTGATCAACCTTTCTCTCGTAATCAAAG GTTGTTTTGTGGGATTGATGACATATACTGTATCTTCTTGGGGAGTTTGAACAATTTGTCTCTACTGATCAAGCAATATGGCTTGTCAAAGAACACTGATGAGGCCATGCTTGTGATTGAAGCTTATAAGACCCTCCGTGACAGGGGTCCATACCCGGCAGATCAAGTTGTCAAGGAACTTGATGGCAGCTTTGCCTTTGTTGTGTATGACAGCAAGGTTGGAAGTGTCTTTGCAGCACTG GGTTCTGATGGGGGAGTGAAGCTGTATTGGGGTCTTGCAGCTGATGGATCTGTGGTGATCTCTGATGATCTAGAAGTCATAAAAGAGGGCTGTGCCAAATCCTTTGCTCCCTTCCCAACAG GGTGTATGTTTCACAGTGAAGGAGGCTTGATGAGCTTTGAGCATCCAATGAACAAGTTGAAGGCAATGCCAAGAGTTGACAGTGAAGGGGCCATGTGTGGGGCCAATTTCAAAGTTGATAAGTTCTCCAGAGTCAACAGCATTCCTCGAGTGGGAAGTCAATCCAATTGGATGGAATGGGACCAACATTAG